Proteins from a genomic interval of Acanthochromis polyacanthus isolate Apoly-LR-REF ecotype Palm Island chromosome 24, KAUST_Apoly_ChrSc, whole genome shotgun sequence:
- the LOC127532675 gene encoding lithostathine-1-like isoform X1, producing the protein MTLVQKAGPGNMGVFVGLSRRTWYSWSDGTEHEFKNWLTGNIPYNTGDCATSLIGATDAGKWMEDQCDQKLPFMCHYEKKQQLRIKLRVLKSTMDLNDPAVTEAIQKLLEKKLKEKGITAGFKLRWVKKNDNTIFEEEKEEKDEL; encoded by the exons ATGACACTGGTCCAGAAGGCTGGACCGGGAAATATGGGTGTTTTCGTTGGTCTGTCCAGAAGAACCTGGTACTCTTGGTCAGATGGCACAGAGCATGAATTCAAAAACTGGTTGACTGGAAACATACCATATAACACTGGAGACTGTGCTACCAGTTTGATCGGTGCTACTGATGCTGGAAAGTGGATGGAAGATCAGTGTGACCAAAAACTTCCTTTCATGTGCCACTACG agaaaaagcagcagcttCGGATCAAGCTGAGGGTTCTGAAATCCACAATGGACCTGAATGACCCCGCTGTGACGGAGGCCATCCAGAAACTG CTGGAGAAGAAGCTGAAAGAGAAAGGGATCACAGCAGGGTTCAAACTTAGATGGGTCAAGAAGAATGACAACACCATCTttgaggaagagaaggaagagaaggatgaactgtaa
- the LOC127532675 gene encoding lithostathine-1-like isoform X3, which translates to MTLVQKAGPGNMGVFVGLSRRTWYSWSDGTEHEFKNWLTGNIPYNTGDCATSLIGATDAGKWMEDQCDQKLPFMCHYEKKQQLRIKLRVLKSTMDLNDPAVTEAIQKLLEKKLKEKGITAGFKLRWIKKNDNTIFEEEKDEL; encoded by the exons ATGACACTGGTCCAGAAGGCTGGACCGGGAAATATGGGTGTTTTCGTTGGTCTGTCCAGAAGAACCTGGTACTCTTGGTCAGATGGCACAGAGCATGAATTCAAAAACTGGTTGACTGGAAACATACCATATAACACTGGAGACTGTGCTACCAGTTTGATCGGTGCTACTGATGCTGGAAAGTGGATGGAAGATCAGTGTGACCAAAAACTTCCTTTCATGTGCCACTACG agaaaaagcagcagcttCGGATCAAGCTGAGGGTTCTGAAATCCACAATGGACCTGAATGACCCCGCTGTGACGGAGGCCATCCAGAAACTG CTGGAGAAGAAGCTGAAAGAGAAAGGGATCACAGCAGGGTTCAAACTTAGATGGATCAAGAAGAATGACAACACCATCTTTGAGGAAGAGAAGGATGAACTGTAA